One genomic segment of Pirellulales bacterium includes these proteins:
- a CDS encoding sigma-54 dependent transcriptional regulator, with translation MRIPSEQASGLSSRLLDTADSFGQEWVIGRSLGMRQVAQHVERAAEVECTVLISGETGTGKEVWARALHRAGPRATKPFIPVNCAALTSTLAESQLFGHEKGAFTGALGSSLGVFRAAEEGVAFLDEIGEMPAELQPKLLRVLQQSEVTPVGAAHPVPIRVQVLAATNRDLEKEVAAGRFREDLFYRLNMVELRVPPLRERVEDIPELIEFFAMRFAAKYQRPVWRPDADTLRDFCEFDWPGNVRQLSHVIEQSYVLDAAPSLPNIDRVNRIPSCLPFFNLGRLRDEAVRQALEVTRGHKGRAAKLLGVHPNTLTRLLSQPPSSTESADAKNLGTGGSANSGSN, from the coding sequence ATGCGTATACCATCTGAGCAAGCCAGCGGTCTTTCTTCGCGACTTCTTGACACGGCCGACTCATTCGGCCAGGAGTGGGTCATTGGACGCAGTCTCGGCATGCGCCAAGTGGCGCAGCACGTCGAACGAGCGGCCGAAGTCGAATGCACCGTTCTCATCTCCGGCGAAACCGGCACCGGCAAGGAAGTCTGGGCGCGCGCGTTGCACCGCGCAGGGCCGCGGGCCACGAAGCCCTTCATCCCCGTCAATTGCGCCGCCCTGACCTCAACGTTGGCGGAAAGCCAACTCTTCGGCCATGAAAAGGGCGCATTCACCGGCGCACTCGGCAGTTCGCTGGGCGTGTTTCGTGCGGCGGAAGAGGGCGTTGCCTTCCTGGATGAAATCGGGGAAATGCCAGCCGAGTTGCAACCGAAACTGCTTCGCGTCTTGCAGCAGTCTGAAGTCACCCCGGTCGGGGCCGCCCATCCAGTGCCGATCCGAGTGCAAGTGCTCGCCGCCACGAATCGCGATTTGGAAAAAGAGGTTGCCGCGGGTCGATTCCGCGAAGATTTGTTCTATCGCCTGAACATGGTCGAGCTGCGCGTGCCGCCGTTGCGCGAACGCGTGGAAGACATTCCGGAATTGATCGAGTTTTTCGCCATGCGATTCGCCGCAAAGTATCAGCGCCCCGTCTGGCGACCCGATGCCGACACGCTGCGCGATTTTTGCGAATTCGATTGGCCGGGCAACGTGCGCCAATTGTCGCACGTCATCGAGCAATCGTATGTGCTCGATGCAGCGCCGAGCCTGCCGAATATCGACCGAGTGAATCGCATTCCATCGTGCCTGCCATTTTTCAATCTCGGCCGCTTGCGCGATGAAGCAGTGCGGCAGGCCTTGGAAGTGACTCGAGGGCACAAAGGCCGGGCTGCAAAACTGCTCGGCGTTCATCCCAACACGCTGACGCGGTTGCTCTCGCAACCACCTTCGTCGACTGAATCGGCCGACGCGAAAAATCTTGGGACAGGCGGCTCGGCGAATTCCGGCAGTAATTAG